The DNA region CAAGGATTGTTGTTGGCTATCCTAAAGGAATTGCCAGAAACTCTGATAAGGGCAGGAAGCAGAATTTCATCCTCTCTCACGTCTGGCGGTTCAATACTGTGATTCAAAGGCTGAAGGAAGTGGCTGAGGAGTATGGTGTTCAGGTTTTGGTGGTTAATGAGGCTTTCACTTCTCAGACTTGCCCTCTCTGTGGCCAACGCCACCCTAATGGAAGAATTTTTAGAGGTTTGTTTAAGTGCCACAGGGAGGGCGTTGTCATGAATGCGGATTTAGTTGGAGCTTTTAACATTTTGAAGAAGGTTGTCAAAACCATAACCCCAAGCCTCCCCGCTCTTGCGGGGGGTAGGGGTAATTGGCCGGAGACCCGGCCAGAGGGGTCGAAGACCCGCTTTAGTTTGGGTCTGAATGGAACCCCTCAAACCTTCCCGTCATTGGCGAGGGGTTAAACCGTTGGAACCCTCGCCCTTCAGGGCGGGGAGGAGGTCAGTATCCTTTCTCGCTCCTCCGCCTGAAAGGCGTTGATGTGCTTTCCAGCGACCCCTTCACGAAGAAAAACGTTAAAATCGTCAAAGTTGTGAGGGTAAAAACAGAGAAGGAAACTTAACGCCCGAGCTCCTTGTGAGCCTTCGCTAGGTGCTTCGCAGCTATCGCCGCGAGGAGGGAAAGCTCGCCCGCGAGGACTGCTCCAGCTACTATCTCAGCGAACTTCTTGGCGTTCGTTCCAGGTGGATCCCCAC from Thermococcus stetteri includes:
- a CDS encoding zinc ribbon domain-containing protein, whose translation is RIVVGYPKGIARNSDKGRKQNFILSHVWRFNTVIQRLKEVAEEYGVQVLVVNEAFTSQTCPLCGQRHPNGRIFRGLFKCHREGVVMNADLVGAFNILKKVVKTITPSLPALAGGRGNWPETRPEGSKTRFSLGLNGTPQTFPSLARG